A region of Apium graveolens cultivar Ventura unplaced genomic scaffold, ASM990537v1 ctg3100, whole genome shotgun sequence DNA encodes the following proteins:
- the LOC141700932 gene encoding secreted RxLR effector protein 161-like — MVGGLRYLVHTRPDIAFAVGIVSRFMEHPTVMHMNAAKKILRYVKGTIDYGLLYSRWSRNNILTGYSDSDLAGNVEDNKSTGGVAFYLNDCLVTWMSQK; from the coding sequence ATGGTTGGGGGTCTCAGATATTTGGTGCACACTAGACCAGATATAGCTTTTGCTGTAGGAATTGTGAGTCGTTTCATGGAGCATCCTACAGTCATGCACATGAATGCTGCTAAGAAGATTTTAAGGTACGTAAAGGGAACTATAGATTATGGATTACTATACTCGAGATGGAGTAGGAACAACATATTAACAGGCTATTCCGATAGCGACTTGGCTGGAAACGTAGAAGACAATAAGAGTACTGGTGGAGTAGCATTTTATCTGAACGACTGCTTAGTTACTTGGATGTCTCAGAAATAG
- the LOC141700933 gene encoding uncharacterized protein LOC141700933 — MPKYMPKATPMKINKVKDGGVGLSYPMLAKSNCAVWSLKMTVNMQAHGVWEAIEPKDPKSAVEERTYKLALAVIYQGKLEDILLSLAEKKTAKEAWDTIKTMCLGADRVKKARVHTLKAKFESMSMKDTEPVDEFCMKLNSLVTNIRALGEEVEESYVVKKLLRAIPTKFLQIASKIEQFGNVEEMFIEETVGSLKAHEERLKGQSEAECRRPIRDKETRPEANMAQVDDDELPLLLTELDPKKENLMLLKEDKVVPKLSSNSDQNSWESNVWYLDNGASNHMTGQGSKFKTLDESVTGQIKFGDGSLVEIKGK; from the exons ATGCCCAAATATATGCCTAAGGCTACACCAATGAAAATAAATAAGGTGAAAGATGGTGGAGTAGGTCTGAGTTATCCAATGTTGGCTAAAAGCAATTGCGCAGTGTGGTCCTTAAAGATGACGGTGAATATGCAAGCTCACGGAGTATGGGAAGCAATCGAACCAAAGGATCCTAAGTCAGCGGTGGAGGAGAGAACATACAAGTTAGCTTTGGCAGTGATTTACCAAGGTAAACTTGAAGATATTTTGCTGTCATTGGCGGAGAAAAAGACAGCTAAGGAGGCCTGGGACACCATAAAGACTATGTGTCTTGGTGCAGATAGAGTCAAGAAAGCAAGAGTGCATACTCTGAAAGCAAAATTTGAATCTATGAGTATGAAAGATACAGAACCAGTCGATGAATTCTGTATGAAATTAAACAGCTTAGTGACAAACATAAGAGCGCTTGGAGAGGAGGTTGAGGAGAGCTATGTGGTAAAGAAACTACTTCGTGCCATTCCAACAAAATTTCTACAAATTGCATCAAAGATCGAGCAATTTGGAAATGTAGAAGAAATGTTCATAGAAGAAACTGTGGGTTCGTTGAAGGCGCATGAAGAAAGATTAAAGGGACAATCTGAAG CAGAATGTCGTAGGCCCATACGTGACAAAGAGACAAGACCTGAAGCCAATATGGCACAAGTAGATGATGATGAGCTTCCTTTACTATTGACAGAACTTGACCCAAAGAAAGAGAACTTGATGCTTCTGAAGGAGGATAAAGTTGTGCCAAAGTTGAGCTCGAATAGTGACCAAAATTCATGGGAATCAAATGTCTGGTATCTTGACAACGGAGCGAGCAATCACATGACGGGGCAAGGATCCAAATTTAAAACTCTGGACGAAAGTGTTACTGGCCAAATCAAATTCGGAGATGGGTCTCTCGTTGAAATCAAGGGAAAATGA